AAATTCAGGCATCTGAGTGACCGCTCTGCTGACTATAAAGTGAAATTTTTCTTTTAATTTCTCTGCTCTTCCGTGGATGGCTGTTACATTTTTCAACCCCACTCCTTCCGCTACAGCATTTACTACACTGATTTTCTTCCCTATGGAATCAATAAGAGTAAATTGTGTTTCAGGAAACAGAATTGCCAATGGAATTCCCGGAAAACCACCTCCGGTACCAATATCCAACACTTTCGTTCCAGGAGCAAATTCCATCACTTTAGCAACTCCTAACGAGTGAAGAATATGCTTTTCATACAACGATTCCATATCTTTTCTGGAAATTACGTTGATCTTTTCATTCCATTCATGGTACAGGGTTTCCAGTTTTGCAAACTGTTCTAGCTGTGTCTCGGTAAGATCCGGAAAATATTTTAATAGTAACGATGTAGACATGTGAATTATTATAATCTGCAAAAGTAAGTTTTTATTGGCTTTATTCAAATTTTCAGAAAGAGTATATCAAAAAATAACGCCATTTTATTTTGAATTTTCTTTTTCAATAGGATTGTTACTTTTCTTAAGCAACCTTGCCAATTCCGCATCTTCATTTCCCTTACCCGCTTTTTTAATTTGCCCCATATCCAATTGAGTAGCATACCCATCTTTCAATTGCACACCCATCTTTCCGGTTTGCCTGTCTATGTTGATACTTTCAATATCTTCAGGACTGAATGTCTCATTTTTCAGAAGTTTCCGGTATTCCTGATCAGACATCTTTTTATTGTTTTTAGGAACAAAACTAAATATAGAATTCACTTTTTTCACCTGAATCATATTAAAAACATGATGATTATCCATATCTTTAATCCTTATCACGAGCCCTGGAAGGGCATTGAATTTGTAAGGCCCATCGCTGATAGGATACTCTTTGGAGAACCATGCTTCCCACTCTCTTCCTTTGTATTGGGCAATCGCTTTCTGACAATCTATTCCATTGATCTTTAAAAACTCTTTCTGTACAGACCATTTTGGAACTTCGCGATCCGCAATAACAAGATTTGCAGTTTTATATTTATCATATAAATTAGCTTCTCTTTTTGAATAGTCTTTTTCAACGATATACCCTAAGTTTCTATCATAATTTTTGCTCTTAAATAACATCTTAAGATCTTTGTCTGCCTGATAAATAGAATCTCTTTCATATTTCACTGCATTATAAAAATAAGATTTCTTTCCGTCTGAATCCAGATTCATATAATCTGTAATATAAGAATCTTCATTATCAATATCTGATTTCATTTTGTATTCATACACAAAACGATAATTCTGGGCAGACACACTGCAGACTAATGCCAGAAATAAAAGAGTATAGATTTTTTTCATAGAGTTAAGTTTTTGATTAAACAGTACTTTCAAGACAAATTGCATAAAAAAAGAACATTAACTCCAAATATAATAAATCCTTTTAAACCTGATAAAAATCTTTAAACCTGCCCTCTTTTTATTACTTCTGCAAGGCCTTTTTATTATATATTTGTTAAAATTCAAAAAATACATGGACAAACTTTCAGATAGAGTAAAAAGACTAGGATACTCACAGACTTTTGTAATGTCTAATAAAGCAAGGGAAATGAAAGCGAACGGAATTGATGTTATCAGCTTGACCCTTGGTGAACCGGATTTTGATGTTCCGGATAATATCAAACAGGCAGCATTCGATGCCATCAATCAGAACTACAGTCACTACTCTCCTGTTCCGGGATTTCTGGAACTGCGTGAAGCGATTGCCTATAAGTTAAAAAGAGACAACAATCTGGAATACAAACCAACACAGATTTGTGTTTCAAATGGTGCAAAACAGGCTATTTTAAATGTTTTAGCAGCGATTATCAATGATGATGATGAGGTTTTACTTCCAGCTCCTTATTGGGTAAGCTACGATGAAATGGTTAAAATGATGGGGGGAACTTCTGTAATGCTTCCCACTTCTTATGTTACAGATTTCAAAGTAACTGCTGAACAACTTGAAGAAGCGATTAACGATAAAACAAAAGCCATCCTTTTCAGTTCACCATGTAACCCATCAGGAGGATATTACACGTATGATGAATTGAAATCTATTGCTAAAGTGGTTGCTAAATATCCTCATATAACCATTATTTCAGATGAAATCTATGAGTTCATCAATTATGAAACAAAAACAACTTCCATTGCCCAGTTCCCTGAGGTTTATGAGCAAACTGCCGTAATCAACGGGATGTCAAAAGCTTTTGCAATGACCGGCTGGAGAATCGGATATTCTGCATGTCCGGAATGGCTGGCTAAAGCTTGTGAAAAAGTACAGGGACAAATGACAAGCGGAGCTAATACTGTAGCTCAAAGAGCTTCCATTGTTGCTTTAAAAACCGATCCATCAGAATACAGATACATGATTGATGCTTTCAAAAAAAGAAGAGATCTTGTATATGAGCTTATCAAGGAAATTCCAGGGTTCAAAGTATTACTTCCAAAGGCTGCTTTCTATTTCTTCCCGGACATTTCACATTACATCGGTAAAACACTGAATGGAACAGAAATCAAAAACTCTGATGATTTCGCCATGTTTTTATTGGAGAACGCTCACGTAGGATGCGTTGGAGGATTCTCTTTTGGAAGTCCGGAATGTATCAGATTCTCTTATGCAGCATCTGAAGAAGAATTAAGAGAAGCAATGAAGCGAATCAAAGATTTGTTAGAGCAATTCAACTAAAAATCAAAAAACTAAAATAAAACACAGCCATACCAATGAATTTGTTTAAAAAATTAACAATCGTTACCAGTATTGCAGCAGCAAGTTTTGCAGGCCATGCTTTTGGACAGGACTATCAATGGAAGGAAGCAACTTCCAATGGATACAAATATAAGTTTGTCACCAATGACCCTACCGCCGCAAGATATTATACTTTAAAGAACGGATTAACGGTTATCTTAAGTCCAACCAACAAAGAACCGAGAATCCAAACGTATATTGCTACCAAAGCAGGAAGCAAAACCGATCCCGCAGATCACACAGGTCTTGCTCATTACCTGGAACATATGCTTTTCAAAGGAACGAATCAGTTCGGATCTAAAGACTGGGCGAAGGAAAAACCTCTTTTAGACCAGATTGATGCTCTTTATGAGAAATACAACCAGACCAAAGACGAAGCTACGAGAAAAGAAATCTACAAAGAAATTGACAGGGTTTCCGGAGAAGCTGCCAAATACGCGATTGCCAATGAATATGACAAAATGATGGCTGGTATGGGTGCTGACGGATCAAACGCTTTCACCTCTTTTGAACAAACAGTATACACGGAAGACATCCCTTCTAATGTTATGGATAAATTTCTGGCTTTGCAGTCAGAGAGATTTAGAGAGCCCATTCTCAGATTATTCCATACAGAACTAGAAGCCGTATATGAGGAGAAAAACAGAACGCTTGATGATGATGGAGACAAGGTGTATGATATGATGTTTGCTAATCTTTTCCCTAATAACAATTATGGGAAGCAGACTACCATCGGAACCATTGAGCATTTGAAAAACCCTTCTCTGCACGCGATCAGAGATTATTATAACAATTATTATGTTCCCAACAACATGGGAATCATCATGTCGGGAGATTTCAATCCGGATGAAGCTATTGCCAAGATTGACAAAGCTTTCTCTTATATGAAATCTAAACCGGTTCCGGAATACAAAGTAGGACAGGAAAAAGCGATTACCTCTCCAGTCATAAAAGAAGTGGTAGGACCTGACTCTGAAAGTGTAATGCTTGGTTTCAGATTTCCCGGTGCTTCAACAAAAGATGCAAGACTATTAAATTTTGTAGGCAGCATGCTGACCAACGGGCAAGCTGGATTAATTGATCTTGATCTGGTGAAAAAACAAAAATTACTCGGAGCTTTTGCTTATCCTTATACCCTGAAAGATTATTCGGTATTACTTCTGCAAGGAAAACCAACTGAAGGACAGTCTTTGGATGAAGTAAAAAATCTTCTTCTTCAGGAAATCGATAAACTAAGAAAAGGAGAATTCTCTGATGACCTTATTCAGTCTATCGTAAACAACGAAAAAAAGAATACGATTCAAAAGGATGAAAAATATTCTTCAAGAGCAAGCATCTTAATGGATGAATTCACTTCTGAAGTAGATCATAAAGCCAACCTGGAGTATATTGAAGAAATCTCTAAGCTTACCAAGAAAGACATTATGGACTTCGTTTCCAAATATCTTCAAAACAACAATTATGTAGCGGTTTATAAGAAAAAAGGAGAAGATAAGAACATTGTCAAGGTTGACAAACCAACTATCACCCCTGTTTCTGTAAACAGAGAAGACCAATCCTCTTTTCTTAAGAAGATTGATGAGATGCCTGAAAAAGCAATCGCTCCGGTATGGTTA
This Chryseobacterium sp. G0162 DNA region includes the following protein-coding sequences:
- the rsmG gene encoding 16S rRNA (guanine(527)-N(7))-methyltransferase RsmG: MSTSLLLKYFPDLTETQLEQFAKLETLYHEWNEKINVISRKDMESLYEKHILHSLGVAKVMEFAPGTKVLDIGTGGGFPGIPLAILFPETQFTLIDSIGKKISVVNAVAEGVGLKNVTAIHGRAEKLKEKFHFIVSRAVTQMPEFLRWLKGKFEKEQFNPKHNGILYLKGGDLAEELAGLKCEIFSLKNYFEEEFFDTKKVVYLSKGNFNS
- a CDS encoding GLPGLI family protein encodes the protein MKKIYTLLFLALVCSVSAQNYRFVYEYKMKSDIDNEDSYITDYMNLDSDGKKSYFYNAVKYERDSIYQADKDLKMLFKSKNYDRNLGYIVEKDYSKREANLYDKYKTANLVIADREVPKWSVQKEFLKINGIDCQKAIAQYKGREWEAWFSKEYPISDGPYKFNALPGLVIRIKDMDNHHVFNMIQVKKVNSIFSFVPKNNKKMSDQEYRKLLKNETFSPEDIESINIDRQTGKMGVQLKDGYATQLDMGQIKKAGKGNEDAELARLLKKSNNPIEKENSK
- a CDS encoding pyridoxal phosphate-dependent aminotransferase — encoded protein: MDKLSDRVKRLGYSQTFVMSNKAREMKANGIDVISLTLGEPDFDVPDNIKQAAFDAINQNYSHYSPVPGFLELREAIAYKLKRDNNLEYKPTQICVSNGAKQAILNVLAAIINDDDEVLLPAPYWVSYDEMVKMMGGTSVMLPTSYVTDFKVTAEQLEEAINDKTKAILFSSPCNPSGGYYTYDELKSIAKVVAKYPHITIISDEIYEFINYETKTTSIAQFPEVYEQTAVINGMSKAFAMTGWRIGYSACPEWLAKACEKVQGQMTSGANTVAQRASIVALKTDPSEYRYMIDAFKKRRDLVYELIKEIPGFKVLLPKAAFYFFPDISHYIGKTLNGTEIKNSDDFAMFLLENAHVGCVGGFSFGSPECIRFSYAASEEELREAMKRIKDLLEQFN
- a CDS encoding M16 family metallopeptidase, giving the protein MNLFKKLTIVTSIAAASFAGHAFGQDYQWKEATSNGYKYKFVTNDPTAARYYTLKNGLTVILSPTNKEPRIQTYIATKAGSKTDPADHTGLAHYLEHMLFKGTNQFGSKDWAKEKPLLDQIDALYEKYNQTKDEATRKEIYKEIDRVSGEAAKYAIANEYDKMMAGMGADGSNAFTSFEQTVYTEDIPSNVMDKFLALQSERFREPILRLFHTELEAVYEEKNRTLDDDGDKVYDMMFANLFPNNNYGKQTTIGTIEHLKNPSLHAIRDYYNNYYVPNNMGIIMSGDFNPDEAIAKIDKAFSYMKSKPVPEYKVGQEKAITSPVIKEVVGPDSESVMLGFRFPGASTKDARLLNFVGSMLTNGQAGLIDLDLVKKQKLLGAFAYPYTLKDYSVLLLQGKPTEGQSLDEVKNLLLQEIDKLRKGEFSDDLIQSIVNNEKKNTIQKDEKYSSRASILMDEFTSEVDHKANLEYIEEISKLTKKDIMDFVSKYLQNNNYVAVYKKKGEDKNIVKVDKPTITPVSVNREDQSSFLKKIDEMPEKAIAPVWLNYNKDIAKNKLGDVEVLSVKNTDNALFRMYYHFDSGKWNNKMLPLAAEYLQYLGTNDKSSETISREFYKLASSFKVSAGNEETYVSLEGLNENFDKTIALFEDLIKNCKADQAALDAYKARLKKARANAKQNKATIMAGLRSYAQYGAQNPFNNVLSDSELDALKAEDLVNILHDLFNFKHRVLYYGPKTGAETVASLKPIHKLPSALKELPKTKTFEQIPTDKNKVLFAHYDMVQAEIFWARNSEQYNAGITPTVSLFNNYFGGGMGSIVFQTIRESKALAYSTYSYFALPSKKADKNSIMAYVGTQADKFNEASSAMNELLTTLPKSEQLFETAKSGLKKTIASERISQDGIIFSYLKAQRLGNNADIRKNVYEQAPKLSFADINTFHDNEMKNKNYTYCIVASQDKVNEADMQKLGEIKKLNLTEIFGY